TCAACAAAATCTACAACGCCGAAGCCGCGCTGTGGGACGCCGATTACGCGCTCGAAGGCTTCTTCTGGGTGGACTGCTCCGACAGCGAGCGCAGCATCTTCTCGTTCGTCCGCCAGACGACGACCGGCGTCGGGCAACTCCTCGTCCTCTTGAATCTCGCGCCCGTGCCGCGGGTGCAATATCGCCTCGGCTTGCCCCAAGGTGGACGCTGGCGCGAGGTGCTCAACAGCGACGCCGCCATCTACGGCGGCTCCAACATGGGCAACATGGGGGGCGTGCCCGCCGAAGCCTTCCCCGCGCACGGCCAGCCGTTCTCCGCCGAGTTCACCCTGCCGCCCCTCAGCGTAAGCGTGTTTAGGGGCGAGAGGTAGGCCGCCTTTCAGTCCACCCGGCGTTCCGCCGCTTCCTCCCCAGGTTCGGCTTCAGCTTCGGCCGCCTGTGCATCGCCTAACAGCGCGGTGGACTCCGCGGCGGGAAGCGCCTCGACCCGTTTGAGCTTGCGCTGAAGCTGGCGGCTGCGATGCGCTGCGTCTTCGATGGTGGTGCTGGTTTCGTCGAGCTTCTTCTTCACCTTGTCCAGCACGTCACCGAATTTGCCGAACTCGGTCTTGACCGCGCCGAGCACTTTCCAGACTTCGCTGGATCGCCTCTGGATGGCGAGCGTCCTGAAACCCATCTGCAGGCTGTTCAACAGCGCCGCGAGAGTTGTCGGCCCGACAATCACGACCCGCTGTTCGCGCTGGACGGAGTCAGCCAAGCCGGGGCGGCGCAGCACTTCGGCGTAGAGACCTTCGGTGGGGAGGTAGAGCAGCCCGAAGTCGGTGGTATGCGGGACCGCGATGTATTTGTCCCGAATGTCCCGGGCCTGCGCGCGGATGCGCGCCTCCAAATCCCGCCCCGCCTGCTCGACCCCGGCGGCATCACCGCGGTCGGCAGCGTCCACGAGGCGCTCGAAATCCTCCTTCGGAAACTTCGCGTCAATCGGCAGCCACACCGACTTCCCGTCCTCGTCATCGCGTCCGGGCAACTTGATGGCGAACTCGACGGTCTCACCTCCGGTCGGCTTGGTCCGCACATTCTGCGCGAATTGCTCCGGCGCGAGAATCTGCCCGAGCAGGACGCCAAGCTGCATTTCTCCCCAAGTGCCGCGGGTCTTTACGTTCGTGAGGACGCGCTTGAGGTCGCCGACGCCGCTGGCCAGCGATTGCATCTCACCCAGGCCCTTTTGCACCTGCTCCAAGCGGTCGCTGACCTGCTTGAACGATTCGCCGAGCCGCTTTTCGAGAGTGCCCTGCAGTTTTTCGTCCACGGTTTGGCGCATCGCCTCAAGTTTCGCGGCGTTGTCGGTCTGAAGTTGCGCGAGCTTGGCCTCGACCGCCTGGCGAAGTTCCAAGGACTTGCGTTCCTGGCTTTCCGTCAGTTGGGTGAGCTGCTTCGAGAACGAGCCGAGTTGCTCTTGCTGCAACCGTGCCATGTCGGCCATCTGCCGCATCATCGAGTGGCCGACATCGCGCAACTCCTCGCGCAGGGCTCGGCTCTGCCCCGACGTTTCCTCGCGATTTTGGGCGATCTCTTCCTTCACCGCGCGCTCGGTCCGCTCCTGTGCCTTCTCCAGGGCTTCGAGTCGCACCGTCACGGGAGTGAAATCGGCTCCCGCGGGTCGGCGCAGCAATGCGACCAGGATGGAAACCACTGCAAGCAACAGCAAAACCGCCACGATGAGCAGCACATCGATCATAAACTTGTTACTTGAGTCCCTTGAACAGCTTCCCGGCAAATTCAGCCGCTGGCGCCCGGTTGCCCCTCTGCACAATGCGATGTCCCTCGGCGCGAAGCCGCCTGCCGATGCCTTCAACTCCACCGGGATACTTCGCCTTCATGGGAGCGGATCAGAAGTGGGCCACGACTTCGATCTCCACGCTCGCACCGCGCGGCAGTGCGGCAACTTGCACGGTCGAGCGCGCCGGGAAATCGCCCGTGAAGTAGCGCGCATACACCTCGTTCATCCCGGTGAAGTCCGCGAGGTTCGTGAGGAACACCGTGCTTTTCACCACGTTCGCAAACGTGAGCCTTTGATCGTCGAGGATGGCCTTCACGTTTTCGAGCACGCGTTCCGTCTGCGATTTGATGTCCGGGGCGACGAGGTTGCCCGTGGCCGGGTCGAGCGGAATCTGCCCGGCACAGAACAGCAGGTCGCCCACGCGCACGGCGTGATTGTATGGACCCACTGCGGGCGCGGACTGGGCGGGCTTGATGATGGTCTTGGTCATGCTTGGAAGTGGCGCCTGGCGTATCAGCCCGGCCCGCAGCGGTCAAGCCGGTCGCCTCCGAACCCGGCGCCGCGGGAGGTTTACCGACACGAAAGCGCCGGGCAGGAGTTGCGCCACGGTGAACTTGCGCACCGCTTCCGGACGCGCGCTGTCCGCGACAAACACCGCTGCATCCGGCGCGTATTCGGAAAGCATCTGCCTGCACGCGCCACAGGGCATCACGCCCCCGTCCGCCCTCGCCACGATGGCAATCGCGTTGAAGTCGCGCGCGCCCGCGGCCAGCGCCGTGAAGATGGCCGTTCGCTCGGCACAGCAGGTCAGCCCGTAGCTCGCGCTCTCGACGTTCACGCCGGTGAAGACGGCCCCGTCCTCCGCGCGAAGCGCGGCGCCAACCTTGAAGCCGGAATACGGCGCGACGGCTCGCTCGCGGGCGGCAATCGCGGCGGCCACCAATTCGCTAGTCGCGGTCGAGCGCATAGAGTCTGGCGAACGCCGTCAGCAGATTGACCGTTCGCGTCGCCTCGCGCCGGGACCTGTCGAGCACTTCGCCGTGCGAAAGCTCGCCGTTGGATCCCAGTCCCGCGGCGTGATTGGTGATGCAGGACAGTGCGGCGACATTCAGGCCGCACTGCCGCGCGACGATGGCCTCCGGCACGGTGCTCATGCCCACCGCATCCGCGCCCAATCGCGCAAAGGCGCGGATCTCCGCCGGCGTCTCGTAACTCGGC
This sequence is a window from Verrucomicrobiota bacterium. Protein-coding genes within it:
- the rmuC gene encoding DNA recombination protein RmuC — its product is MIDVLLIVAVLLLLAVVSILVALLRRPAGADFTPVTVRLEALEKAQERTERAVKEEIAQNREETSGQSRALREELRDVGHSMMRQMADMARLQQEQLGSFSKQLTQLTESQERKSLELRQAVEAKLAQLQTDNAAKLEAMRQTVDEKLQGTLEKRLGESFKQVSDRLEQVQKGLGEMQSLASGVGDLKRVLTNVKTRGTWGEMQLGVLLGQILAPEQFAQNVRTKPTGGETVEFAIKLPGRDDEDGKSVWLPIDAKFPKEDFERLVDAADRGDAAGVEQAGRDLEARIRAQARDIRDKYIAVPHTTDFGLLYLPTEGLYAEVLRRPGLADSVQREQRVVIVGPTTLAALLNSLQMGFRTLAIQRRSSEVWKVLGAVKTEFGKFGDVLDKVKKKLDETSTTIEDAAHRSRQLQRKLKRVEALPAAESTALLGDAQAAEAEAEPGEEAAERRVD
- a CDS encoding RidA family protein codes for the protein MTKTIIKPAQSAPAVGPYNHAVRVGDLLFCAGQIPLDPATGNLVAPDIKSQTERVLENVKAILDDQRLTFANVVKSTVFLTNLADFTGMNEVYARYFTGDFPARSTVQVAALPRGASVEIEVVAHF
- a CDS encoding cytidine deaminase, yielding MRSTATSELVAAAIAARERAVAPYSGFKVGAALRAEDGAVFTGVNVESASYGLTCCAERTAIFTALAAGARDFNAIAIVARADGGVMPCGACRQMLSEYAPDAAVFVADSARPEAVRKFTVAQLLPGAFVSVNLPRRRVRRRPA